Genomic window (Pirellulaceae bacterium):
TTTTATTAACTGGTTTCGGGATGGAAGATGCGCACAGCGTCGCCAATTCGCTCACCTGGGGACCTGACGGCTGGCTTTACGGTTGCCAAGGAAGTACGGTCACAGCGCGGATCCGCGGAATCGAGTTTCAACAGGGCGTCTGGCGATATCATCCTGTAAAAAAACAGTTCGAACTGTTTTGCGAAGGCGGCGGAAATTCCTGGGGATTAGACTTCGATGCAGTTGGCAACCTGTTCTACAGCACGAACTACGGCGGCTACGTGCTCTTACACGGAGTACAAGGTGGTTATTTCGTCAAGTCGTTTTCGAAACACGGCAATCTTCATAACCCGCACGCTTACGGCTATTTCAATCATGCCCCTCACGACAACTTCTACGGCGGACATGTGACCGTTGGAGGTATCGTCTATCAGGGAAACACATTCCCCGCTTCCTTCCGCGGAAAGTATGTCGCGGCTGACCTGCTTGGTCATGGCGTGTACTGGCATGAAATCCAACCGCACGGATCAACGGTCAAGACGGCCCACGGGGGCGAACTATTGGCCAGTGATGACCGTTGGTTCGCACCGACCGATGTCACGACGGGACCCGACGGATCGGTTTATGTGTCCGACTGGCATGACGCTAGAACAGCACACCCGGATCCCGATGCAGACTGGGACCGGTCAAATGGTCGCATCATTCGCATCTCCTATGCAACGCAGGCAAGTTCGGTAAGTGTTGATCCTCCTGCTATCGACATCGCCCAACTGCCAACGAAAAAACTGCTCTCCCTCCATCAGCACAAAAATCAATGGTGGGTTCGTAAAGCACGAAACGAATTGGCCAATCGAAGCACACGTGCGGGCCATCTTGGCATGGATTTATCTGCAATTCAAAAAACACTGTTTCATCAAGTATCAACAGCCCAAGATCAAGTCACAGCTCTAGAATCGCTCTGGACACTCGAGGTAACCGGTGGACTCAACGAGGCACTGGCCAGTCAACTGCTCCAAAGTCAGCACCCAGCCGTACGACTCTGGGTGATCCAACTGCTCGGTAATAGAGCAACACTGTCTGATGCTTTTGCTCATCGTCTCAACGAATGCGCAGAACAGGAACCGGTCGTTGAGGTACGTCGCCAATTGGCCTCGACCGCAAAACGCTTACCCGCGCGGCACGCAGCTCCGCTCATCTATGCCAACATGATCCGGGACGTCGACGGGAACGATCCCTATCTCAACCTATTGTGGTGGTGGGCAGTCGAACATCACAGCATTCGTGGGCGGGAGGAAATTCTCAATCGTTTCGTTCGGCCGAGCAACTGGGAATCACGACTGGGTCGTGAGGAATTACTCCCGCGTTTGATCCGACGTTATGCGGCCGAAGGCGGCGACGACGGATTATCTGCCGTCGTTCGTTTACTTGCTTCCGCTCCCGATAATGAAGCACGAGAGCCACTGTGGCAAGCGATCCTCGCAGGCTGGCACGAACAACACTCCGATGATCATGCCGTAGCAATCGCCCAAACCCATGATTTTTCGCGGATCGTTATCCAAGCCTGGAAGCAGCGAC
Coding sequences:
- a CDS encoding c-type cytochrome, producing the protein MAKQNTPNQFAKWLLGWLSIWFATAFAAPPCVAQGFSPSESLRQMQLADGFRVNIIAAEPLVRQPVAIEFDDRGRLWVIQYLQYPNPAGLKRIQVDRYSRTKYDRIPAPPPHGPRGADRISILEDTNRDGQMDSSKDFIGGLNLASGIAFGHGGVFVLNVPYLLFYPDRNRDDIPDSDPEVLLTGFGMEDAHSVANSLTWGPDGWLYGCQGSTVTARIRGIEFQQGVWRYHPVKKQFELFCEGGGNSWGLDFDAVGNLFYSTNYGGYVLLHGVQGGYFVKSFSKHGNLHNPHAYGYFNHAPHDNFYGGHVTVGGIVYQGNTFPASFRGKYVAADLLGHGVYWHEIQPHGSTVKTAHGGELLASDDRWFAPTDVTTGPDGSVYVSDWHDARTAHPDPDADWDRSNGRIIRISYATQASSVSVDPPAIDIAQLPTKKLLSLHQHKNQWWVRKARNELANRSTRAGHLGMDLSAIQKTLFHQVSTAQDQVTALESLWTLEVTGGLNEALASQLLQSQHPAVRLWVIQLLGNRATLSDAFAHRLNECAEQEPVVEVRRQLASTAKRLPARHAAPLIYANMIRDVDGNDPYLNLLWWWAVEHHSIRGREEILNRFVRPSNWESRLGREELLPRLIRRYAAEGGDDGLSAVVRLLASAPDNEAREPLWQAILAGWHEQHSDDHAVAIAQTHDFSRIVIQAWKQRPADLHLTELAVALRHRAAIDVTIRDAFDDSIDLSRRVGLLKILAKVQPQQIVEPALALVSSSNPEPIRQAALKVVSQLESQAVTNQLIRLLLSRENQAFHSQVIDILVSRRSSASGLLAAVEDGKIPSKSIPLTQIRRVTLFNDRGLNSIVGKYWGKMKPVSRGEQLAEVRRLNNDLRAGTGNLANGKALFKKQCASCHKLFGEGSTIGPELTTANRADRNFLLISLVDPDDVIRKEYTSLVVETNDGRFLTGVRINHDPATITLADGKNEQQITVQTSEIKNIHESPISLMPKDLYRQFNPQQLRDLFRYLESETGQSVRSQP